In Erigeron canadensis isolate Cc75 chromosome 6, C_canadensis_v1, whole genome shotgun sequence, the following are encoded in one genomic region:
- the LOC122605218 gene encoding probable RNA-binding protein ARP1 isoform X2, whose translation MTMLISGNNGGGGSVVVGPFGDTTLTKVFVGGLAWETPKEAMRDHFEKYGDILEAVIISDKLTGRSKGYGFVTFKEPESAKKACEDPTPVINGRRANCNLASLGARRQRTLAVVPPTPPPMPPQQTGPNVVVGPRSAGVITPPPNHVQWYYPPTPTPASPFHHHHPHQNTVPYYGYAPATYVATTDVSYNHKLGYTGGAYVTGGHYSHVYPGQATVGAHTLMPMYPMYQYHHQSQAMGLPAQIFCAPTSAGPVSTVPAILSKPTQITPAQVCLAVE comes from the exons GATCAGCGGCAACAACGGTGGTGGTGGGTCAGTAGTAGTAGGACCATTTGGTGACACTACGTTGACCAAAGTCTTCGTTGGCGGATTAGCGTGGGAGACACCTAAAGAAGCCATGCGAGATCATTTCGAAAAATACGGCGATATTCTCGAAGCCGTTATTATCTCTGACAAACTAACCGGTCGTTCCAAAGGCTATGGATTT GTTACGTTTAAGGAACCCGAATCGGCAAAGAAGGCATGCGAGGATCCAACACCCGTGATCAACGGCCGACGGGCCAACTGTAATCTTGCTTCACTTGGTGCACGCCGCCAGCGAACCTTAGCAGTTGTCCCGCCTACACCACCACCAATGCCACCCCAGCAAACTG GGCCAAATGTGGTAGTGGGACCGAGATCTGCGGGAGTGATCACACCACCTCCTAATCACGTGCAGTGGTATTATCCACCAACGCCTACACCGGCGTCACCGTTCCATCACCATCACCCGCACCAGAACACCGTGCCATACTACGGTTATGCTCCGGCAACATACGTTGCTACAACCGATGTCAGCTACAATCAT AAATTAGGATACACTGGCGGGGCATATGTGACTGGAGGGCACTACTCACATGTGTATCCTGGTCAAGCAACAGTTGGGGCACATACATTGATGCCCATGTACCCTATGTATCAATACCATCATCAATCTCAAGCAATGGGCTTACCAGCCCAGATCTTTTGTGCCCCAACATCTGCTGGCCCAGTCTCTACTGTTCCTGCTATTCTCTCAAAGCCCACACAAATTACTCCAGCTCAAG TGTGTTTGGCTGTTGAATAG
- the LOC122606119 gene encoding salt stress-induced hydrophobic peptide ESI3 — protein sequence MGAETFVEIILAIILPPVGVFLRYGCGIEFWICLLLTILGYLPGIIYAIYVLVV from the exons atgggGGCTGAAACATTTGTTGAGATTATACTTGCAATCATCCTGCCTCCTGTCGGCGTTTTTCTTCGATATGGTTGTGGT ATAGAGTTTTGGATATGCTTATTGCTGACGATATTGGGGTACCTACCGGGAATTATATACGCAATTTATGTTTTGGTTGTGTAG
- the LOC122605218 gene encoding probable RNA-binding protein ARP1 isoform X1: protein MTMLISGNNGGGGSVVVGPFGDTTLTKVFVGGLAWETPKEAMRDHFEKYGDILEAVIISDKLTGRSKGYGFVTFKEPESAKKACEDPTPVINGRRANCNLASLGARRQRTLAVVPPTPPPMPPQQTGPNVVVGPRSAGVITPPPNHVQWYYPPTPTPASPFHHHHPHQNTVPYYGYAPATYVATTDVSYNHKLGYTGGAYVTGGHYSHVYPGQATVGAHTLMPMYPMYQYHHQSQAMGLPAQIFCAPTSAGPVSTVPAILSKPTQITPAQGGTYVEKGRSFNKSG from the exons GATCAGCGGCAACAACGGTGGTGGTGGGTCAGTAGTAGTAGGACCATTTGGTGACACTACGTTGACCAAAGTCTTCGTTGGCGGATTAGCGTGGGAGACACCTAAAGAAGCCATGCGAGATCATTTCGAAAAATACGGCGATATTCTCGAAGCCGTTATTATCTCTGACAAACTAACCGGTCGTTCCAAAGGCTATGGATTT GTTACGTTTAAGGAACCCGAATCGGCAAAGAAGGCATGCGAGGATCCAACACCCGTGATCAACGGCCGACGGGCCAACTGTAATCTTGCTTCACTTGGTGCACGCCGCCAGCGAACCTTAGCAGTTGTCCCGCCTACACCACCACCAATGCCACCCCAGCAAACTG GGCCAAATGTGGTAGTGGGACCGAGATCTGCGGGAGTGATCACACCACCTCCTAATCACGTGCAGTGGTATTATCCACCAACGCCTACACCGGCGTCACCGTTCCATCACCATCACCCGCACCAGAACACCGTGCCATACTACGGTTATGCTCCGGCAACATACGTTGCTACAACCGATGTCAGCTACAATCAT AAATTAGGATACACTGGCGGGGCATATGTGACTGGAGGGCACTACTCACATGTGTATCCTGGTCAAGCAACAGTTGGGGCACATACATTGATGCCCATGTACCCTATGTATCAATACCATCATCAATCTCAAGCAATGGGCTTACCAGCCCAGATCTTTTGTGCCCCAACATCTGCTGGCCCAGTCTCTACTGTTCCTGCTATTCTCTCAAAGCCCACACAAATTACTCCAGCTCAAG GTGGTACATATGTGGAAAAAGGAAGAAGCTTTAACAAAAGCGGCTAA
- the LOC122604878 gene encoding uncharacterized protein LOC122604878 produces MRVAQEEEEEEEERSRFRRRVVLVRRRAEAQENLMRDYFADQPTYTTRQFRRRFRMHKGVVRLYGRAYLRRSTWTDLQRIYDVHERVHGFPASFYANGNFYERGYYLGDGIYPEYATFVKTFTDPIDEKRKLFKKKQESARKGIERAFGVLKKRWKVLNHPAQYWDKALMQDVIYACIILHNMILEDEDKAICQDYNPDEPSLVSDYWEQMTPLEQRIQNRHAIKSRETHNMLTADLVDHLWSTQAHDFDPDNVVLPDLNEYVSLDDE; encoded by the exons ATGAGGGTTGCGCAAgaggaggaagaggaagaagaagagaggTCGCGTTTTAGAAGAAGGGTGGTTCTTGTACGTCGTCGCGCAGAGGCACAAGAAAACTTGATGCGAGACTACTTCGCGGATCAACCGACTTACACCACGAGACAATTTAGACGGCGGTTTAGAATGCATAAGG gtGTAGTTCGATTGTATGGTCGTGCATACCTACGTAGATCAACATGGACTGATCTTCAGCGTATATATGATGTGCATGAAAGAGTTCATGGTTTTCCAG CTTCCTTTTATGCAAATGGTAACTTCTACGAGAGAGGGTACTACCTAGGCGACGGGATATACCCCGAGTATGCTACATTCGTCAAGACTTTTACCGATCCAATTGATGAAAAGAGAAAGCTTTTTAAGAAAAAGCAAGAGTCAGCACGTAAGGGTATAGAAAGGGCTTTTGGTGTGTTGAAAAAAAGATGGAAGGTCCTTAATCATCCAGCTCAGTATTGGGACAAGGCACTCATGCAAGACGTGATTTATGCTTGTATCATCTTGCATAACATGATATTAGAGGACGAGGACAAGGCCATATGTCAAGACTACAATCCAGATGAACCTTCTCTAGTGTCGGACTATTGGGAACAAATGACTCCACTCGAACAACGAATTCAAAACCGCCATGCTATTAAAAGCCGAGAAACACACAATATGCTTACGGCAGACTTGGTTGATCATCTTTGGTCGACCCAAGCACATGACTTTGATCCCGATAACGTGGTCCTCCCGGATCTCAACGAGTATGTTAGTTTGGACGATGAGTAG
- the LOC122605552 gene encoding uncharacterized protein LOC122605552, with protein sequence MEPAVVKLKPIEATPETFKDFGQVIQASPDGEAFGPHDAQLDLSQGIPRFYIMNLQDQALKFSSITHHANVTQCLGSIGGESWYLGVSKPSIVEEMDENVVQARSGHLFVPPAVDSVQVFKITGPKSLKLIRGTWHAGPLFKPKTMHFYNLELSNTNVVDHTTHNFKKGNATMFIIDD encoded by the exons ATGGAACCGGCGGTGGTGAAACTGAAGCCGATCGAAGCAACACCGGAAACCTTCAAAGATTTCGGTCAAGTCATCCAGGCGTCGCCGGACGGTGAAGCTTTCGGCCCTCACGATGCTCAACTCGATCTATCTCAAGGCATTCCTAG ATTTTATATCATGAACCTTCAAGATCAGGCCCTCAAGTTTTCGAGTATAACACACCATGCAAATGTGACCCAATGCCTTGGTTCAATTGGCGGTGAATCTTGGTATCTTGGAGTTTCAAAGCCCTCTATAGTGGAAGAAATGGATGAAAATGTGGTGCAAGCACGCAGCGGTCACTTGTTTGTGCCTCCTGCTGTCGACAGTGTTCAGGTCTTTAAAATCACAGGCCCGAAATCTTTGAAGCTGATTCGAGGGACTTGGCATGCCGGCCCATTGTTTAAGCCGAAGACAATGCATTTCTACAATCTTGAGCTTAGCAATACCAAT GTAGTGGATCACACAACCCATAATTTCAAAAAGGGAAACGCAACTATGTTTATAATAGATGACTAG